Below is a genomic region from Treponema sp. OMZ 798.
CGATAACGAGCTTAAGGTTCTTTTGGATCATGCCCGTGAGGTCTTCCCCGAAACCATCCTTTCAAAGGACAGAATGAATATTCAACTGGAATATGAAGATTAGAAGTTCCTTTAATATCTCTATTACAATTTGACATAAATTAAAAAACAGTGTATAATTTACTTGCTTTGTTAGTTAATTGTGTCCATAGGTGTTTGGTAATTTTGGACTATTAACCGGCAAAAAAGGAGTTTTTATGAAGAAGATTGTTAAAATTTTGATCGGTTTCCTTCTCATTTTTTCCGTGCTCGCTTCTTGCAATAAGGAAGAAGGAAAAAAAGTTTTAATGGTTGGTATGGTTACGGATGCCGGAACTATAGACGATAAGTCTTTTAACCAAGGAACATGGGAAGGCATTAAAAAGGCCGAAAAAGAACTTGGCGTAAAGGTAAAATATCTAAAACCTGTCGGAACAACTGAGGCTGATTATATCAAAGAAATATCCAACCTCTATGACTCAGGATATAGATTTATCATTTGTCCCGGTTTTAAATTTGAGACAGCCGTTTTTAAGGCTCAGTCCAAATACAAGGATGCAAAATTCGTAATTGTAGACGGAAATGCCCATCCTGCAGATTCTTGGGATGCCCAAAACGGACCTAACACAATCGGTATTTTCTTTTTAGAAAATGAAGCCGGTTTCTTGGCCGGTGTTGCCGCTGCCTTACAGCAAAAAACCGGAAACTTCGGTTTTATAGGCGGTATGGAAATCCCTGCAGTACAAAAATTTAACTGGGGATGGCAGCAGGGCATTAAATATGCAAACGAAAATCTCGGTACCAACATTGAAATCTATCCCGAAAACTTTGTATATCAGGGCGGATTTTCCGATATCGCAGCAGGTCAGCAGATTGCCGCTTCTATGTATGACAGGGGCGTTACGGTAATCCATGCTGCAGCCGGCGGTGTAGGTGTAGGCGTTATCAACGAGGCTAAAACCAGAACTCAGGCAGGAAAAAAAGTTTGGGTTGTAGGTGTTGACGTCGATCAATATGCAGAAGGCATTATCGGTGACGGATCTTCAATAATTCTTACCTCTGCAATGAAGTATCTTGATAAGGCTTCCTATGATATGATTAAGGACGAATTGAACGGGGCCTTCCAAGGAGGTAAAACCTTAGTATTTTCTGCAAAAGAAAACGGTGTAGGAATTCCTATAAAAAATCCGAACCTTTCCGATGATGTACAGCAAAAGGTAAATGAGATTTACCAAAAAATAAAGAAGGGCGAGATTGTAGTAAGTACAACTCGAGGAGATTTGTTTAAATAAACAATTATTTTAGGCCCATTTTTCCTGCTTTTAGCTGACAGGAGAAATGGGCTGTTTCTTATTTTTTGAGGAGTTCAAATTGTCCCATTCTGATTATGTTATTGAAATGAGAAATATCCGTAAGGAATTTCCCGGAATTGTGGCAAACGACGATATAACTCTCCAAGTGAAGAAAGGAGAGATTCATGCAATTTTGGGAGAAAACGGAGCGGGTAAGTCTACCCTGATGAGTATCCTCTTCGGACTTTATCATGCCGACAGGGGAGAAATCTTTGTGAAGGGGAATAAGGTAAAAATAAACAGCCCCAACGATGCAAATGATCTAGGTATCGGAATGGTGCATCAACATTTTAAACTCATCCATAATTTTACAGTAACCGAAAACATTATTTTAGGTAAAGAAGGCGGTTTTATCCTAAACCAAAAAGAAGCCGAAAAGCGTATAAAAGAATTAAGCGATAAATACGGTCTTTTTATTGAACCCGATGCCGTTATAAGCAACATAACTGTAGGTATGCAGCAAAGGGTTGAAATCCTAAAAATGCTTTACAGGAATGCAGACATTCTCATCTTCGATGAGCCTACGGCAGTTTTGACTCCTCAGGAAATAAGCGAGCTTATGCAGATTATGCGGAACCTAGCCGCAGAAGGCAAGGCCATAATCCTTATTACCCATAAATTGCAGGAAATTTTGGATGCAGCCGACAAGTGTACTATTATAAGACGAGGAAAACTCATAGATGTTGTCGATGTGGCTTCTACAACCAAAAATGAACTTGCTTCCAAAATGGTAGGCCGGCCTGTAGACTTTAAGGTTCCGAAAGGGCCTTCAAAGCCGGGCGCTCCGATTCTCGAAATTAAAAACTTAAACGTATTAAAAGAAAAAAAACTTCCTGCAGTCAGCAATTTTTCGCTTGATGTAAGAGCCGGAGAAATTGTAGGCATAGCCGGTGTAGACGGAAACGGACAAAGCGAATTGGTCTATGCTCTTTCAGGCCTCATGCCTTCGGAATCGGGCAGCATAGTTTTGGAAGGAAAAGATATTACAAACCTTTCTATACGGAAAAGAGCCGAATCGGGTCTGGGTCATGTACCTGAAGACAGACAAAAGCACGGCCTTGTTTTGCAGTATTCTATTGCCGAAAACATGGTCATAAAATCCTATTACACAAAAGCTTTCCAAAAGCACGGCTTTTTAAATATGGAGAAAATAAAAAGCTTTGCTCAAAAGGTCAGTGAAGCCTTCGATGTACGCTCAGGTTCAGGCATCGAATCCAAGGCAGGAGATTTGAGCGGAGGAAATCAGCAAAAGGCTATTCTTGGAAGGGAAATAACCCTGGATCCTCCTCTTTTAATAGCCGTCAACCCCACACGGGGGCTTGATGTCGGGGCTATAGAGTCCATCCATAAAGAGCTGGTAAAACACAGGGATAACGGAAGGGCTGTTCTTTTAATTTCCTTTGAGCTTGACGAAATTTTTAACCTTTCCGACAGGATAGCCGTCATGCACAGGGGGGCTTTAAGCGGAATTGTACGCCCTGAAGAAACTACAGCCGAAGAAGTAGGGCTTATGATGGCCGGTATGGGAGGAAAGAATGAGTAAGCTTAAAATAAGAAGCCTTAATTTTAAAGACTTTAACATAGCCGAAAACAATTTTATTATAAGTTTTTCTGCTGTTTTGCTCGGCCTTATTGCAGGAGCCGTTTTTATAGCCGTATTGGGTACAAACCCTTTTTCGGCCTTTTCCTATCTTTTCCGGGGCGGGCTTATGAACATAGAACGCATCGGAAATACCCTTGCAACAGCTACAATACTCCTCTTTGTAGGATTATCCGTCAGCTTTGCTTTTAAAACGGGCCTTTTTAATATAGGTGCTTCAGGCCAGATGCTTATCGGAGGTCTTTGCGCTACAGTTATAGCCTTAAACAGCTCAATGCCTCGTCCTCTTTTATTGATTGTTTTAATAATAGCTGCCATGATAGGGGGTGCCGTTTGGGCGGCCCTTCCCGGACTTTTAAAGGCCGTATTCAATGTGCATGAGGTAGTTTCTACCATAATGATGAACTGGATAGCCTATTGGATAGTTTATTATTCGGTTCAAGGTTATCTAAAGGCAGAGTTTATCGAAACCGAAAGCCGCTCAATTGCCATAGAGCATACCCTGAGGGCTGAATGGCTGAGTAAACTCTTTGGAAGCGAGTACATAAACTACGGTATCTTTTTAGGTATTTTCGGAATGATCCTTGTAAAAATAATATTGGACAAGACAACTCTGGGTTTTGAGTTAAAGGCTGCGGGCTATAATAAGAGCGGTGCCGAATATGCAGGCATAAAGGTAAACAGAAACATTATCTTTTCGATGATGATAGCGGGTGCTCTTTCGGGGCTCGCCGGCTTAACCTACTATGCGGGCTATTCTCTTAATATGCAGATAGGAGTTTTACCCTCGCAGGGCTTTGACGGTATAGCCGTTGCTCTTTTAGGAGCCGGGAATTCGATAGGAGTTGCCTTAAGCTCCCTCTTTTTCGGTGTTCTACATGTAGGAAAAGGCTTTATGAGTGCCAACACAACCGTTCCGCCCGAAATAGCCGATACAATTATTGCAGTTATCATTTATTTTACGGCTACAAGTTTATTGTTAAAGCGCTTTTGGTCTAAAATCCAAAAAAATAAGAAAAAGCATATTAAGGAGGCAGACTAATTATGTGGCATACATTAACTTCAATATTTCCTTATGTTATAGCATATACTATTCCTCTTTTAGTGACTTCCTTAGGAGGCCTTTACAGCGAAAGGAGCGGTGTAGTCAATTTAGGACTTGAAGGCCTCATGCTTGTAGGCAGTTTTGCTGCAGCTATTACCATAAATCTCTTAGAAGGCTTAGTGCCCTCAGGGCTTCTTATTCCCATAGGGCTTTTAGCTGCCGTAATTATGGGAATCTTATACTCTCTTTTACATGCCTTTGCATCAATTACCTTAAAAGCAGATCAGATTATAAGCGGCACTGCCATAAATATGCTGGCTGCTGCCCTTACAGTATATACCGCAAGGGCCATCTTAGGTTCGGGAAACGTCCGAATAAGCAGTATAATCCGAAAAGATATTCCGGGGCTTGCAAACATTCCCGTTTTAGGTCCCTTATTCTTTTCTCAAAGCTATTGGAGCACTTGGCTGGTTTTGGCTATCTTGGTTTTTTCTTGGTTTTTATTGTACAAGACTTCATTCGGTTTAAGGCTTAGAGCCTGCGGAGAGCATCCCTCAGCTGTAGCCAGTGCAGGTGTAAATGTTCATAAGATGCGCTATTTTGCCGTATGTGCAAGCGGGGCCTTGGCAGGTTTAGGCGGAGCCGTTATCCTTGTAACCTATTCCGGGGAATTTAACGGAAGTGTTGACGGCCTCGGCTTTTTAGCCCTTGCAGCTCTGATCTTCGGACAATGGAAACCCTTGGGTATCTTAGGTGCAACCTTCTTTTTCGGTTTTGCCAGAACTGTCGCAAACGTCTCTCAGGTTATACCCTCTTTAAGCCTAATCCCGCCGATTTGGCTTAAGATTTTCCCCTATGTAGTAACCCTGATAGCCCTTGTGCTTTTCAGCAAAAATTCTGCAGCACCTAAGGCTGACGGACAGCCTTATTAAGCTGTCTTAATACGGGATGGCCTATGAAAAAAAGATTTTTTCATCAGTTTAGCCTTGTATTGAGCCTTTTTATAGCCTTTAATCTCTTTGGGCAAGAAAATGTCGATAGTCCCTTATCTCAAAAAGGGCTTTCTATACAAGGCCTATGGGAAAACGGAGGGCGGTTTATAGAGTTTTCAAAAAAAGATGAGGCTTCTCTGGATATGAGGATAGTTTTAAAACCATATTACCGCTTCGTTTACGAAAAAATGGGCAATTTTTCTACCTCAATGGAAACTGTTGAAGATTCTAAAAGCCGATTTTATTTAAGAATAAGATATCCTTATGTAAAAAAAGCCGTTGTAATGCCTGTTTGTATACAAGATGACTTCTTTTTTACTTCATTTTATAAAAAGATTCCCTATGAGGTAAAAAAAGAAAGTGCTGATAATCTTTTTGAAACAAAAGATGAAAATTATGAGAAGTCACTCGAAGATAAAAAATCTCCTTTGGACGGTTTTTGGGTAGAGCAGGGCAGTCCTGACGGAATTCTTCTTTATCCTAATGAGGCTCCCGAATCTATAGATGCTTATTTTTTTACCGGAGACGATTATATCCGCTTCCGCTACTGGCTTGATGACCTTGAGTATAACGATAAAAAGGTAGTTGTTAAAGGAAATGACGGAACCGGCTTAGAGTTTCCCCGTCTTTTAAAGCGCGGCAGCCTTGTATATTCCTGTGTTACCAACACCGGAAGCGTCTTACGCAATTATGAAACGGGAAAATACATAATTTCTTCGGATACAAATGCAGAAAATACTAAGGGCTTGTTTTTAAGTTTTAAGTCCCTTGGTGCAGGCCCCGGAACTCACGCCGCTCCGGATACCTATCCCAAGGCTCAATTTTCGGTTTTAGAGAATTTGCCCCTTTATATACTGGATGAAGGAAGGGTCTTTGCCATGGGTTCTCCATTTTTGATTAGATCTCAGGTTAAAGACCTGGATGCGGAAATCGAAAAGCATAATTCAAAAAGAAGACCTCCGCCTGAACCGTCTATACCGAATGAGGATTTATAAATTTATTTTAAGGAAGGAACTATGCATTATAAGGTTTTATTTAGGATTGAAAAATTTAATTTGATTGACAAGCTAAGGCACAAGATAACAAATTATAAAAGATATTGTGAAGAGATGGGCGATACAGCCGAAATTGAAGTTGTTTTTGCAGGTGATGTTGTAAAACACTTTGAAAATCTTGAAAACGATTTTACGGACTCAGGACTAGACATAGCCCTGTGTCATAACGCCCTGACAGGTCAAAATATGCCCGATATCAACTATAAAAACATCAGGACAGTTAGGGCCGGAATAGGCGAAATTATAAGCCGGAAAGCAGAAGGCTTTATCGAATACACCATCGAGTAAGACCAAAGCTCTTAAACCATCCGGCGGGATCATGCAAAAGAGGTACCTGCTTTAATACTAGGTACCCCTTTAAAAATTTATTCTTTAGGCCATGTAAGGGTTTTTTCGCAAAGAGCTGCAAATTCCTTGGCTACTTTCTTTGCATCGCTTACGGGGATAACGGCTTCCTGATTTAAGGTTTTTTCAAAGAAAAGTTCAATAGACTTAAATGTATCGGGAAGAGGATAAAAGAGGAATGCAAAGTTGATACCCACCGGTTTTACTACAGTAAAAGCCGAAATAGCTTCTTGCGGTTTTTTGCTATAGATAATCGTAGATTGATTTTTTGCAGTATAAATATTCGATTCTTTAAATCTCAAAGGAACCTGAAAATTCTTATCTCTAAACACAGGTTCGGTTGCCTTGTGCGGGAAGTTTGCTGGTTCTACCAATAGGAAAAGTTTTTTTCCGTTTGTTTGGAAGGTTAATCCGTCCCCTGTCATATAAATATCTTTTACGGTTGAATATGAAATTATTTCATAAACACTGTAGGCCGAATCTTCCTTAAAAAAGGATGAAACGATGTATCCTTGATCCATTGGAAGTTTGTTTTGAGCATAAGCTTCAAAAAGGTCAATTGCTTTTAAATTCGACATAAAAATCTCCTTTTGATTTATACGTAAAATTATACACTATTTTTTTTAAGTCTTCAAGGCTTAAAATTGAACTTTGTCTAATTTTATAAAAAAAAGACCTTGACATTTTTTGTATTTTTTAGCATAATATCCCCCGTACTTGGTGGGTATAGTTCAGGGGTAGAGCGCCAGATTGTGGTTCTGGTTGTCGTGGGTTCAAATCCCACTACCCACCCTCTGCGGAGCTTATAAGGCTCTGGATCTTTTTGCGCCTGTAGCTCAGCTGGATAGAGCATCGGACTTCGAATCCGCAGGTCGCACGTTCGAATCGTGTCGGGCGCATGGATTTGCCGCCTATTTTACTGTTTCCATAATTTTTAATTACTTGACAAAACAGTCTGATTTTGGTAGGCTTAATAATCTATTTTATTGTTATAAGAGGTGACGAATGGCGATTAAACAGCCTAAGGGAAAAACAGTTAGACGACTCGGCGTTAATATCTATGGTAATCCGAAATACGACAAGCTTTTGGATCGCAAGCCGAATGGTCCCGGAAAAGAACGCGGCGCAAGAAAACGGGGCAAGACTTCTGTTTATGGTGAACAATTAAAGGAAAAACAAAAATTCAGATTTGCTTATGGAATTTCGGAACGTCAGTTCAGGAATTTATATAAAAAAGCAAGCCGAATGCCCGGTGTTACCGGTGATAATATGATTTCCTTGATGGAACAGCGTTTGGATAATACGATTTATCGAATGGGCTTTGCTATCAGCCGTGCACAGGCCAGACAAATGGTCACGCATGCTTATTTCTTTATTAACGGAAAGCCCGTAAACATTCCCTCGATGTGCGTAAGCGTAAACGATGTTATTACAACAAAAAATAAAAAAGGTATTCAAGCCCTTATCCGTCATAATATGAGCACTTCTCAAAGTACAAGAGGTTCTTGGCTCACAATTGATGACGAAAAACTTTCTGCTACAGTAAATATTTTACCTGTTACTACGGATATTCAGCCTGTAGGAAACATTCAGAACGTTGTTGAATACTATTCAAGAAATGCTTAAACTTTAAGTGTAAACTTGGTTTTAAGCTCTTGCACAAAACGGCTCATTCAAAAGGATGAGCCGTTTTTTTATTATATTCATCATGCTTGATTTTTTGCTTCTTTAGTTCTATAATGTTAAACATAATTAAATTTGGAGAGTTTAGATGAGCGATAATACCGAAACTTTTTTAAGCGAAAAAAATGATGAAGCAGTAACTTCAAAAAGTAATGAAAAAATTAAAAAAAAGCACGGTGTGTTTTTTAAGCTTGGAATGGCTATTTTAGTCATCTTGCTTGTATTGATTTTGCCTATTGCCGGTTTTTTTATTTATTCTGCAATCGATGGTATAAATCCTATCGAGTATATACCTGAAGGGCATTACGCCTATGTGAATATAGATTCCGCAGGGGAACTTTTACAAAAAACTCTTTCAATGCAGACCCTTGATTCGGTTTTAAGCTCGCCTGAAACGGCTCAGTTACAGGGAACTATCCGTTCTTTTAGAGCTTCTCCTATGCTGACCTCATGGTGGTTCAGTTCTGCATCTAATATTAGTTTAGACATAGCGGCCTACCCGGGCGATAACTTTTTGATTTTTGCTAAGTTGGGCTTCCGTTCGGCCGGAACAAGACTTTTACCCTTGATACTTAGATTTAAGACCGACTTGTTTTCCGACTTAAAAGAACTTAAACAGCTTGAAGAAAACGGCATAAGCTTTTGGCAGTATGACTTGGGAGGCGGTCAAAGCATATATGCGGTAAACTACAAGGATTCGATAATACTTTCTACATCCAAGGATTTATTCTTTTCGGCCCTGTCTAAAAAGAATGAAGACGAACACATTAAAACCTTGCGTAAATTTATCAAAGAAAAAAAAGGCGAGACTTTGAGCATATTGAGCGATGTAAATTATTTTACGAAAGATACTCCCAAAGATGATTCGATAAGTAATAATGTTGTGAGGGCTCTTAAATTTACTGAAGCGGCAAAGATAGATCTCAGTTTGGATTATAAGGACATAAGTCTTTCAGGTCTTTGCAAATGGGAAACCGAGTCTGAGGGCTTGAATACTATTCTCCAAAGACAGGCCTTTATTCCGGGAATATTGAACAGGCTTCCGAAATCTACCGATTATATAAGCTTGATAAATATGGGAGATGCCGATTTCTTATTTAAAAACGGAAAAGATATTTTGGGTGCCTCTGTATTGCAATCCTATAATTCGGCGAATAAGGCATCTAAATTCGTTTTTAATAAGAGCATCGATGATTTGCTTTTTTCGTGGATGGGAGAGGAAATAGGTGTTTTTGAAGTAAAGCAATCCGATGTTCCAATCTTTTTTGTTTCTTTAAAAGACGAAAAGCTATGCAGACAGGCCTTCGAATTAATCTATACCTCATTCTTTGTAAACAGAAATATCTCGGCCCTTGTTGACGGTATAAGAATACCGCGTATAGAGTTTCCCGATATTTTAACGGCTCTTTTGAGGGCCTTTAATGCTGAGCTCCCTTCTCCTTTTTATGTTATTGAAGGAGGTTATCTATACCTTTCTCAAAGTGCGGAGGCTCTTGCGTCCATGCTGAATGACGTCAAAAGAGGAAATTTACTTGTAAAAACCGAAAACTGGAAAAACATAACAAGAGCTTTTTCTCCCGAAACTTCGGTCTTTGTTTATTATAATCTTGAAAATCAAATTCCCTTATTTTTAAGATCAAACGATATGATGCAATCGGTTTTGAAAGGCTTCGGCCGAGGGGTTGTTTCAATACGCTTTGAAAAAGAAAAGACCCTTAAATTTGAGGTTTATGCTCAAAAAACCGAAGCCCATTCCTTGGGAGAACTGCCTGCATTTCCATATGAAACTAATTCCAAATTGAATTCTTATCTGTATTGCGGAAAAGGGGAAAACAATGTTCCCTTTGCTTATTGGACAAGCGGGCCTAACCTTTATGCCTTAAATTTGGCGGATAAACAATTAAAATCGATCAAGCTGGATGATAAGGCCTATTTAAACCTTGAGACTAAAAACGGTATTGTGAATGCAGTTTGGGCCGTATCTGCGCGAGGCAGCGTTTATAAGACCGATTATAATTTAAACGTGTCCTCCGGCTTCCCGATTTTAACCGGAGAAAAATTAAATTCTTCGCCATCGATAATACAGAATAAGATGGTTGTGCCTGTTGCCAATAAGCCCGTTCTTTTGTATGTGGAAAGTTCAGCTTCCTTTTATTATTCGGATGAGATGAATACGCGTTTAAGGGCTGCTCCTTCAGTGTATGGAAATTTTATTACGGCTATTCCCCGTTCTTTTGACAGTTATATGTATGTTTTTGATGATAAGGGAAAAATTGTTTCCGGTTATCCCAAGGTGCTTGACGGTATTTCGGCTGTTCAGCCTATTTTATATAAAAATAATACCTATGAAGCCGTCTTGACGGAGAAGGGCGTGTTCTCTCTTAAGCCTTCTGATATTATGCAGGGAAAAGCAGGGGAGGTTTATTCCATAGATCTTAATACTTCTTGTAAGACTCAACCCGTTTATTCCGAAAACCTAAAAATGTTCTTTTTGATTACGGATAACGGCTTTTTGTATAAGATAGATACCGAGTGTAATATAATAGACAAAATTCCTTTAAAGCAAAAAAATGCAGCCGATTATCTTATAAGTTTAATCGATATTGATTCGGACGGCTATGATGATGTGCTTGTTTCGGGAGGCGGAAATTCAATCTATGCTTATAATTCTAACTTTTCGCCCTTAAACGGTTTTCCTGTTGCAGGAACAGGTATTCCATATCTTATCGATGTAGACGGAAATGGAAAGCCTGAATTGATAAGCTGCGGCATAGATAACCGCATCCATTCTTATACGGGAGTTTCAAAATGAAAAAATCTTTATTTTTAGTACTTCTTGCTTCTATACTTTTTGTTTCTTGTTCAACAATGCAAAAAGATTCTATTTATTCTACTACCTCATCGCAGGATAATATTCGAAATATAGAAAATATTGAGGTGAACATAGTCAGGCAGTACCGTGAAAATAATCAGGAAAAGATTTTACAGATAAAACAGGAGCTAAATACCCTCTTGGCGGTTCCTTCATCGGACAGGTCCTATCTTTCTCTTGTATATGCCCTTTATTCCGACTATTTTTTGCTTGTAAGAGACAGGTCTTCTGCTAAAAGAATGCTTAAAACCGCCGAAAGCTATAATCCCCACGAAGAGTATGTGCATCTTGTCAAATCGCGTTTAACCGAAGGGCTTGAAGACAAGAGGGATTATCTGATTTCTATGATTAAATTAAATCCGAGGGCATACAGGCTTCAATCTGAGTTGGGCTTTGTATATTACCTTTTGGAAGATTATACCAGGGCCCTTGTTGCCTTTGATGCTTCCTTGGACTTTTTACATGAGGAGTACGGTCTTCTTTACGGTGAAAAGAGGGAGTATTGCCGCAAATTCTATAGGGTAGATTCCGATTTAAAAAATAGCACAGCACAGATTTTAACCAAAACTAAGATAAGCCTAATAGACATGACAACCCTGACTCAGGATAATACCCATGCCCTCGATGCAATTACAGGCACGGCCTTTTGGAGGCCTGCAATGCTCGCAGACAGGCTAAAGGCAGCAGGCTGGTATGACGATTCGGTCAACCTTTCAAAGGGTACGGCAACAAGGAAGGATGCAGCTCTTTTTTTGTGGCATCTTCTTATAGGGAATGACAATGAGGCCCTCACTCAATACAGCCGCCAATATGTCTATAGCGGAAAGTCAAGCCCGATACAGGACGTCGCCATAGACGGAGTTTACTTTGATGCAATCATAGGTACCGTAGAAGAGGACATTATACCCCTGATCGACGGCCGCCTCTTTGCTCCCGACCGAGACGTTTCAGGTCTTGACTTTTACGAATGGCTCAAAAAAGCCGATGCTCTGAGGTAAAACTAAAAAGACGGCTTTCTTTACCTCTATTGTTAGAAACAATTTTACCGCAAAAGTATATAAAATACACAGTATATGTAAATGCAAAAAAATTAAAAAAAGCGGCTCTTACAAAATTGGGGGTAAGTGTGGTATAATATACAGACTGATCGGCATCAGGGCCGAAATATGGAATATGGAGGCTTGTTATGTATACAATGACTATGACAAATAAAGTGTATCAAGCATTGGAACGGGCGGCGAAAATAACAGGAGCAGCTAAAGATACCGTCTTGGAGAATGCCCTAAGCCGTTATCTTGCCGAATTGCAGGAAGATGCTGAAGATGCCGCTCGTGCCGAAAAAGCCTGGAATGACTTTGAGAAAAGCGGAGAAAAAACCTATACCATTGATGAAATGCGGTACGAGTTAGGTCTATGAAAGTCATCTTGACCGAAACATTTAAAAAACAATTAAAAAAACTGGACACTGTAATCTCAAAGCGTGTTTTGGATTATCTTGAACAAATTGAGCTTCTTGATAATCCGCGTTCCCGAGGAAAAGCTCTTACTTCAAATCTTTCAGGGTTATGGCGGTATCGTGTCGGCGACTACATCATTTTATGCCGCATTCATGATGATAAGCTGATTATTACCGCCATCGAAATTGGACACCGCTCAACGGTGTATAAATTATGATTGATAATGAATAATTATCAATTAAAAAATACACAGTATAAACGCAAAAAATATAATTATTTTTAAATTGCCGTATTGAACTTTTAGGGCCTTTTGTGTATAATCCTCGTTATCTTGATCCGTTAGCTCAGTTGGATAGAGCGGCTGCCTCCTAAGCAGCAGGTCGGACGTTCGAATCGTCTACGGGTCATTTTTTTAATTCGTGCAGGGCATCGAAGGGGTATATTCCTTTGACATCTGTGAGCACTACATTATCAAGGGAGGAGCCGAAGATTACCGGTATATCTCCTGCCATGAATTCCGAAATAACCTGTCTGCATGCTCCGCAAGGGCTTACGGGATAGTCCGCATCGGGTGTTGCGATGGCAATGGCCTTAAAATCCTTTTTTCCTTCAGAAACCGCCTTAAATATTGCTGTGCGCTCCGCACAGTTTGTAAGGCCGTATGAGCGGTTTTCTACATTTACGCCTGTTACAATAGAACCGTCTTCCAACAAAAGAGCTGCGCCCACATGAAAATTAGAGTAGGGCGCGTAGGCTTTTTTTGCAGCCTCAAGGGCTGTTTTGAATAAATTTTCTAACTGACTTGAAATTTCCATAAAAGTAGTATATCATGTTTTCCATGTTATTTAAAGGAAAAAATAAATTTATTTTTATCGGTGTAATAATTCTTCTTGTTATATATATCTTTGCAGCTGCTGTTCCCATGAGGGAAGATGTTTATCTGATGCCTTTGTGGTCTTCACCCATACCGCAAGTTCAAAACGGACAAATTTATTCCGGAGAGGCTGGTGCGTCCGCTGAGGAGCTTAAACAAAGGTTTACCGGAAAAGAGCCCATTGCTTTTTCTTTGGGTAATTTATTCGGGTATTTTACGGAAGGCGGAGAAATTTTGAGGGCTGAAACTGCTGAAGAAAGATTCAGTTCTTCTTTTTATGCTTGGACAAAATATCCTCAAAAGCCTCTTTTTACGGATATTTATAAGCCTGAAGAATTCGATTTAGAAAAACCTTTTTTACGTATCGACAAGCCCGGCTATGTTTACCTCGATAAGGATAGAATTTTTTTGTTTGAACCTGAAGGTTCTTCCCTTTCCCGATATGACAATACCGGTAAAAAATTGTGGCACTATACTCATACCTTTCCTATAACCGCTTTTCAGTCCTCCAAGGCCGGCTGTGTGATAGGTCATTCAGACGGGCTCTTAGTATGTCTTGATTCCGATGGGAATACTCTTTTTAGTTTTTATCCCGGGGGCAGTACCTATCAGGCAATAATGGGGGCTGCAATTTCGGAAGAT
It encodes:
- the rpsD gene encoding 30S ribosomal protein S4, which produces MAIKQPKGKTVRRLGVNIYGNPKYDKLLDRKPNGPGKERGARKRGKTSVYGEQLKEKQKFRFAYGISERQFRNLYKKASRMPGVTGDNMISLMEQRLDNTIYRMGFAISRAQARQMVTHAYFFINGKPVNIPSMCVSVNDVITTKNKKGIQALIRHNMSTSQSTRGSWLTIDDEKLSATVNILPVTTDIQPVGNIQNVVEYYSRNA
- a CDS encoding FG-GAP repeat domain-containing protein — translated: MAILVILLVLILPIAGFFIYSAIDGINPIEYIPEGHYAYVNIDSAGELLQKTLSMQTLDSVLSSPETAQLQGTIRSFRASPMLTSWWFSSASNISLDIAAYPGDNFLIFAKLGFRSAGTRLLPLILRFKTDLFSDLKELKQLEENGISFWQYDLGGGQSIYAVNYKDSIILSTSKDLFFSALSKKNEDEHIKTLRKFIKEKKGETLSILSDVNYFTKDTPKDDSISNNVVRALKFTEAAKIDLSLDYKDISLSGLCKWETESEGLNTILQRQAFIPGILNRLPKSTDYISLINMGDADFLFKNGKDILGASVLQSYNSANKASKFVFNKSIDDLLFSWMGEEIGVFEVKQSDVPIFFVSLKDEKLCRQAFELIYTSFFVNRNISALVDGIRIPRIEFPDILTALLRAFNAELPSPFYVIEGGYLYLSQSAEALASMLNDVKRGNLLVKTENWKNITRAFSPETSVFVYYNLENQIPLFLRSNDMMQSVLKGFGRGVVSIRFEKEKTLKFEVYAQKTEAHSLGELPAFPYETNSKLNSYLYCGKGENNVPFAYWTSGPNLYALNLADKQLKSIKLDDKAYLNLETKNGIVNAVWAVSARGSVYKTDYNLNVSSGFPILTGEKLNSSPSIIQNKMVVPVANKPVLLYVESSASFYYSDEMNTRLRAAPSVYGNFITAIPRSFDSYMYVFDDKGKIVSGYPKVLDGISAVQPILYKNNTYEAVLTEKGVFSLKPSDIMQGKAGEVYSIDLNTSCKTQPVYSENLKMFFLITDNGFLYKIDTECNIIDKIPLKQKNAADYLISLIDIDSDGYDDVLVSGGGNSIYAYNSNFSPLNGFPVAGTGIPYLIDVDGNGKPELISCGIDNRIHSYTGVSK
- a CDS encoding type II toxin-antitoxin system RelE/ParE family toxin, with amino-acid sequence MKVILTETFKKQLKKLDTVISKRVLDYLEQIELLDNPRSRGKALTSNLSGLWRYRVGDYIILCRIHDDKLIITAIEIGHRSTVYKL
- a CDS encoding cytidine deaminase translates to MEISSQLENLFKTALEAAKKAYAPYSNFHVGAALLLEDGSIVTGVNVENRSYGLTNCAERTAIFKAVSEGKKDFKAIAIATPDADYPVSPCGACRQVISEFMAGDIPVIFGSSLDNVVLTDVKGIYPFDALHELKK